The proteins below are encoded in one region of Mangifera indica cultivar Alphonso chromosome 7, CATAS_Mindica_2.1, whole genome shotgun sequence:
- the LOC123220543 gene encoding protein SINE1-like — protein MGRCLSPILRRELANLDKDADSRKSAMKALKSYVKDLDSKAIPVFLAQVSETKENGCVSGEYTISLYEILARNHGVNIVPQIDSIMATILKTLASSAGSFPLQQACSRVVPAIARYGMDPTTPEEKKRHIIHSLCQPLSDALLGSQEGLTAGAALCLKALVDSDNWRFCSDEMVNKVCQNVAAALEENLTQTHSHMGLVMALAEHNAVIVEAYARLLIHSGLGILNAGAGEANSQKRLLAIQMMNFLMRTLDHRSVFSELELIIEGMEKCQSDQMAYVRGASLEALQTAKRIAAFKELKSDKGSASVAASNFGRRDHNCRRNVLPVGYRSPTPVSPESQTLDSFVEYDSMVESPISVTQQSCDTEYDCRSVSRKLWSFENVGVDVSLKDGLFSETVLGSPIYSNTYSDHHDLSDNGVDYMDKFVGFYQRSPRDRGSRSTTPSPQRSRSLINVKNISFFTTPRKLIRSLQDVDVNSDFSEKQSRKYLSPASVKFEQSPTPRRKGFSREVFYDDKPYGNSCTVVEQVQRVSESVSSTDDLAGADIQVAQEVVPENKTEMHNCCSKKTHLKTASRIVLGLFLFLLVVFSLLMRNDDQNQGNHLVPT, from the exons ATGGGTAGATGTCTTAGTCCGATACTGCGTCGGGAGTTGGCAAATCTTGACAAAGATGCTGATAGTCGTAAATCAGCAATGAAAGCCCTGAAGTCATATGTTAAAGACCTGGACTCTAAGGCAATTCCTGTCTTTCTTGCCCAAGTCTCTGAAACCAAAGAAAATGGATGTGTGTCCGGGGAATACACAATTTCATTATATGAAATTCTTGCCCGTAATCATGGTGTCAATATAGTTCCTCAGATAGACAGCATTATGGCGACTATTCTCAAGACATTGGCTTCAAGCGCAGGGTCTTTCCCTCTTCAACAGGCGTGCTCAAGGGTGGTTCCAGCAATTGCGAGGTATGGAATGGATCCAACCACCCCGGAGGAGAAAAAGAGGCATATAATTCACTCTCTCTGCCAGCCTCTCTCGGATGCTCTCTTGGGTTCACAAGAGGGCCTGACTGCAGGGGCTGCCCTTTGCTTGAAGGCTCTTGTGGACTCTGATAATTGGCGTTTTTGTTCAGATGAGATGGTGAATAAGGTTTGCCAGAATGTGGCTGCAGCTTTGGAGGAGAATTTAACTCAGACCCATTCACATATGGGCTTGGTTATGGCTCTGGCAGAGCATAATGCAGTAATTGTTGAAGCATATGCGAGATTGCTAATACATTCTGGATTGGGAATTCTAAATGCTGGTGCTGGGGAGGCCAATTCTCAGAAACGGTTGTTGGCTATACAAATGATGAACTTTTTGATGAGAACGTTAGATCACAGGAGTGTATTCTCTGAACTCGAGTTGATAATTGAGGGAATGGAGAAGTGTCAATCTGATCAGATGGCTTATGTTAGAGGGGCTTCTCTTGAAGCCTTGCAAACTGCAAAGAGAATAGCTGCATTTAAAGAGTTGAAGTCTGATAAGGGTTCAGCTTCTGTTGCAGCATCAAATTTTGGGAGAAGAGACCATAACTGTAGGAGAAATGTGTTGCCTGTGGGTTATAGATCTCCAACACCCGTGTCACCTGAATCACAAACCCTTGACTCTTTCGTGGAATATGATTCGATGGTTGAGTCACCAATTTCTGTAACTCAGCAATCTTGTGACACTGAATATGATTGTAGGAGTGTGAGTCGGAAGCTCTGGTCTTTTGAGAATGTAGGAGTGGATGTATCTCTGAAGGATGGTTTGTTTTCGGAGACGGTTTTAGGAAGTCCTATCTATAGTAATACGTATTCTGATCATCATGACCTTTCTGACAATGGAGTAGATTACATGGATAAATTTGTGGGGTTCTATCAGAGAAGCCCTCGAGACAGAGGATCAAGAAGCACTACTCCAAGTCCACAG AGATCTCGCTCTCtcattaatgttaaaaatattagctTTTTCACAACTCCTAGGAAGCTCATTCGATCTCTTCAAGATGTTGATGTTAACTCAGACTTCTCTGAGAAACAGTCTAGAAAGTATTTAAGTCCAGCCTCTGTCAAATTTGAGCAGAGCCCTACTCCAAGAAGAAAAGGCTTTTCACGTGAAGTATTCTATGATGACAAACCATATGGGAACTCATGTACTGTAGTTGAGCAAGTTCAACGTGTCTCTGAATCAGTGTCATCAACAGATGATCTTGCTGGTGCTGACATCCAAGTGGCTCAAGAGGTGGTTCCCGAAAATAAAACCGAAATGCATAACTGCTGTTCTAAGAAAACTCATCTGAAGACAGCTTCTAGAATAGTATTGGGCCTATTCTTGTTTCTACTTGTAGTTTTTTCTTTGCTTATGCGAAATGATGATCAGAATCAAGGCAATCATCTTGTACCAACTTAA